One genomic region from Leishmania mexicana MHOM/GT/2001/U1103 complete genome, chromosome 15 encodes:
- a CDS encoding putative flavoprotein monooxygenase, whose amino-acid sequence MLRRAYRLLGSTNRYTDGSGRALEPNSTPRDLYVQTISNRAYPVQGEYWQPVTAGKPSPHKGNVIISGAGVVGLTMSAQFALRGWHTTVIERSPPLQQVKDEPMQTAAAASDAATGAVDPTVSPSPPSPPLSLQPYRGPLRRPHFGAASEQCSTISTGSRDDDGMAAVASSSASAESPSPSRYSPFIELQYALVTRRALDALEAAGVRLSAIRHLGVKVRGVMDHPGAYNSWITAGLTEHHPFAVNMLSMDLFQLRRLLEEHVAHSLPSANLQVFYEHVIEAVYPLRQQLVVCPWESSALARQLAESSVGPSISPPTEEGRTAQLIAEARQPRRKPHTSLTLSPRKWEKKYADDAVDYDLLVSVEGVNSHLRDLVDVEGFVADVDMGVRWCLLRTPQLSHEHVHRWLHRRRTTAITSAQSYHVQTAHQVPLTLAFPRVEGSNLFSVMVYAPQGELAGLDDVEMLRHYLPDLASSSSSSAEAAELRSFVTDAQAYPTVYCEQLYNTVGLPSAVLVGDAAHTCNPFWMQSLALGLEDGANLLNQVDAYGRHFYDAVKQYSSERGSSGDALRELTDKCLYYERRKHVSPFIRFQNSYQHFMNVCMPRGWNTLYEGSVNHVYSRSIEDMLNSRGYTSYDYAEKQQAKHRLFYHLGRLYT is encoded by the coding sequence atgctgcgccgcgcatACCGCCTGCTGGGCTCCACCAATCGCTATACGGACGGGTCCGGGCGGGCGCTGGAACCAAACTCGACTCCTCGCGACCTCTATGTCCAGACGATCAGCAACCGCGCCTACCCTGTGCAAGGCGAGTACTGGCAGCCGGTGACGGCCGGCAAGCCGTCTCCGCACAAGGGCAATGTCATCATAtccggcgctggcgtcgtcgGCCTCACTATGTCGGCCCAGTTCGCTCTGCGTGGATGGCACACAACAGTGATCGAGCGCAGCCCACCCCTGCAGCAAGTAAAGGATGAGCCGATGCagactgcggcggcagcgagcgaCGCGGCCACTGGTGCGGTGGACCCCACCGTTAGTCCATCTCCGCCatccccgcccctctccctccagcCCTATCGTGGACCGCTCCGGCGCCCTCACTTCGGCGCAGCATCTGAGCAGTGCAGTACCatcagcaccggcagccgTGATGACGATGGCAtggctgctgttgcttcctcctccgcctcggcagAGTCGCCCTCGCCATCGCGGTACAGTCCATTCATCGAGCTGCAGTACGCACTCGTAACGCGCCGCGCCTTGGACGCACTagaggcggcgggggtgcgaCTCAGCGCCATCCGCCATTTGGGCGTCAAGGTGCGCGGCGTGATGGACCACCCCGGGGCCTACAACAGCTGGATCACTGCCGGCCTCACCGAGCACCACCCGTTCGCGGTCAACATGCTCTCGATGGATTTGttccagctgcgccgtctACTGGAGGAGCACGTTGCACACAGTCTGCCGTCAGCGAACCTGCAGGTCTTTTACGAACACGTCATCGAGGCAGTCTACCCTCTGCGTCAGCAACTTGTGGTGTGTCCGTGGGAGAGCAGCGCTTTGGCGAGGCAGTTGGCGGAGTCCTCCGTCGGCCCCTCGATCTCACCCCCTACCGAGGAGGGTCGCACCGCGCAGCTTATCGCTGAGGCCCGCCAACCTCGGCGCAAGCCACACACCAGCCTCACTCTCAGTCCCCGGAAGTGGGAGAAGAAGTACGCAGACGACGCTGTAGACTACGACCTGCTTGTGTCGGTCGAAGGCGTGAACTCACATCTACGAGACCTCGTGGATGTGGAGGGATTCGTGGCGGATGTGGACATGGGTGTGCGCTGGTGTCTCCTCCGTACCCCCCAGCTCAGCCACGAGCACGTACACCGCTGGttgcaccgtcgccgcacgACGGCCATCACATCAGCGCAATCCTACCACGTCCAGACGGCGCATCAGGTGCCACTCACCCTCGCCTTCCCGCGTGTCGAGGGTAGCAACCTCTTCTCGGTTATGGTGTACGCCCCGCAGGGTGAGTTGGCGGGCCTCGACGACGTCGAGATGCTCCGGCACTACCTGCCGGacctcgcctcctcttcctcctcgtctgcagAGGCTGCTGAGTTGCGCTCCTTCGTCACCGACGCACAGGCTTACCCCACTGTCTACTGCGAGCAGCTGTACAACACAGTGGGGCTTCCTTCCGCCGTCCTGGtgggcgatgcggcgcacacgtgtaATCCCTTCTGGATGCAGAGCCTCGCCCTCGGCCTCGAGGATGGGGCGAACCTGCTGAATCAGGTGGACGCCTACGGCCGACACTTCTACGACGCCGTGAAGCAGTACAGCAGCgagcgtggcagcagcggcgacgcccTGCGTGAGCTGACGGACAAGTGCCTCTACTACGAGCGCCGGAAGCACGTGAGCCCGTTCATTCGCTTCCAGAATTCGTACCAGCACTTCATGAATGTCTGTATGCCGCGTGGCTGGAACACGCTCTACGAAGGCTCCGTCAACCACGTCTATTCTCGGAGCATCGAGGATATGCTGAACAGCCGCGGCTACACCTCGTACGACTACGCCGAAAAGCAGCAGGCGAAGCACCGCCTCTTTTACCATCTTGGACGGTTGTACACgtga